The following nucleotide sequence is from Trifolium pratense cultivar HEN17-A07 linkage group LG2, ARS_RC_1.1, whole genome shotgun sequence.
aagaattttaaaattgatggaatttgaacactttatccaaacactggaatttgaaaatcaagggaattcaattgaatcaattgaattgtctagtatttaaaatcccttgaatttctagaatccctcatccaaacacactctaaagcTATTCCCTTCTGGACAAATAGAAAATAAGAGAGCAATTTTACGATGTAactttttttgcaaaaataaaagcGCCATAGCCGTGAGTTCAGGAAAAGGAAGAAGAAGTGACGTGATTTCTTTTATCCACTAAGGTGTCTTCACCCGAACAACTAAATGAATAAATGTCAGCCGTTTAGATGAAAAAAAGGATGGATAGAATTTGGTGTCAACAGATCTCGACTCTTGAAATATTTCCGTCACAATTGTCTCAAATATGGAACGTAAATAGATAACTTGTCCCAAATTTGCGAATtctatctaaaaagtaaatatgttttttacttaaatgttgaggatagatttttttttaacaagcaaaaatgaaatatattaacaccAACAGAGTAGTCCCTTTAGCACACGGCGTataaataaaagcaataaaatttACAAGAGTTCAACCAAGACATATTTGTTACCTTGGATTTTCAAATTTCACACTAAACAATACGACAATAATTTCAAATTAGCCAATGCCCAAACAAGTAAACAGACTCAACCATCAAATGTGGTACGTAGTTTAAGACAGAATTGACATTATTTGCCTTCACCCACTAAAAGGAATAGAGTTAACTTTATCCAACATCTGATGAATGAATTTCTCAGaatttttgaataatatatGATTTCGTTCAGTCTACACGAACCAAACACAAAGCAGCCAAATGACTTGCAGAAAGGAGCTTCGCGCTTTCAAACCACCTATTGagtaaataaaatgaataaagtgGTCTGCTAGATTATGTGGATATGCCGATGGAAAATCAATCCAAGactttgttggtgttttgattggctacattttgcaaaagccaaccagccagatgctggactgaggtgctgtagcattatagtacagcatactgaagctctgttttcgtgcagaatttttatttcaaatctgagtcaagatttgcttcaattatatattcaagcacgtgcgtctgggcaaaacgagccttgctcagcaagatttattgaagtcggttgaaggaatgttatttaaaacaaaaatataattatattatatttttggcgttttttttgtttggtacaacatgaattatatttctggaaataatttagggttggccacaattcctacagctgtatttgtctgaagacctaacttggacatcaagacaattgaagactataaatatgtgaagcctcaagctattattctcatgtattctaaaccgtgttctttacaaagtgtgagtttttagggtttagagtttgtgtcttttgtcagcctttcttgtgtcactttgatgcaagtttaggactgtgttttggttgttaattgtaaactactcctaagctttgaagcacggagttagtgtgtgtgattcactcataagcttttaagcaagagtgtggtctagtttttaggagagtgtctccatcctgattattattattgacagcaacatggtatgtgttgttagagggaatttgggacggggtctcattatctaagaggttcttaggtaggattgcacgggtagtgtctaggtgataagtcaagtaccgggtgttggtcgagggctttgaacgagagctattatagtggattcattcctggattggtatcccccagagtaggtgacgttgcactgaactgggttaacaattacctgtcttatttattattctgcaattttttatttatttactgtgttctgcgactgtcttgctgcaacgtgtgctatagcatcttgtgcagcattgtgttcactgcgtgccagatttcagaCTTAACTGACGACCATAGAGAGCCAAATGTGCTACAAGAAACAAACAAGTGATGATGATTCAACACCTCTAGAACTGGACACACAATAATGGTCAACTGGAGGGATAATGTCGCGGGACATCAAATTTGCTTTTGTGACAATCTGTCTCGAAAGATTCTCcaagcaaaaattaaaaaccttCGAAGGAACCTATTTATGCCAAATTAAGTCAAATTAAGTCATCTACTGTATCCAAAATAACAAACTTTGGAAAAGTTAAGAACTGATAAATGCCGCGAACAGAGTAATCCCCTGACTGAATCAAACTGTCATGGCGACTTACCCGAAAAGTGAGTCTGCAAAACAATATAATGAAATAAAACCCTACATTCCTCTAACAACCCCTAACAACTCCTCCTccctatttaattattttcaggACAGAAATCATTTCCATCACAAAATTCCATCTTAATTTCAGAAAATCCCATCCCTATTTAATTATTCTGGACATCTAATTAAAGTACTATACTAGAtattttttggtataaaaatacaACACCAATTTACAAACTAAATTACTAAGTCATCATATTTAGCAAaaataaatgtatcaatttCTGAATAATATAATGCAGTGTAATGTTTCGTGAGCTTAGTTAAATTGACGGGATATGTTTTCATGGGGTTGGAGTTCGAATCTtggtcatcccacttattcactttaagggtggaatttctaaccactagattacgtgaagaaaaaaaaaaaaaaaaaagaacgcAGTGAAATatcaactataaaaaaaattaaaaaatatcgtttaaaaatataaatgtcaaTTTCCAAATGTCAAGATTTCTGAATAATAGAATGCAGTCTaatttcaactaaaaaaaattaaaaaaatatagtttaaaaatatactaGTAAATGTCAACTAGTGAAAAAATTCATCTGTGATAACTCTGGATATATAACATTTTTCAGTGGTCAATCCAGATGGATAAATTTCCTATTTGGAAAACTTTTACTAGTGGAAACTCTACCTGCAAAAACTCTCGGGCGAATACGATCCGAGAATTTATGCAGATAATTGAAATTTCTCTTGAAACAGTTGCACATGCCAGTAGGGTGGACACATCCACATGTGTAACAAAATCTACAATTACACCTGCAGATTAAGAATACAATTTAAATgtataatcaaattaataatgaactgattttttttttaacagcaattAGTATATTATTACAGAAAAAATGGATTTAGTATAAGAGGTATTAAACCCACATTAGTAGgaaaaatacaaatagtacTCGCCCCAAAAATCGAACAAGATCAATTCAAGGCCTATaaataccaacaaaaaataataatgaactggtaaagggaaagaaaaaatttgtttgtgGAATAGTGAACGGAAACACGGAACTGAATACtggatttgtttttaaaatgaCATGTCAATAAATTGAACAGACAATCCCTGCTTTATCATTCCAACCCTAAATATCAAGTTTTGTTTATGCCTATTTTTTGTTGGGTGTGAGAGGACAATCGGGAATCATTTATATTGGgataagaaaaattttacaaGTAAATTGAATGCTGCATCTTAACTCAATTTTGAGGCATTAAGTTAATTAATCATCTCATTTATAAAGTATTCAActttcacttttctaagcaatttgagacttaactcacctcaGAATCTTTTTGAGCAACATTCTTTAGTTAATGAATTAATTGATTGAGTTTGTACTTgagtattatttaatttataaggGCGAAGGTAAGAAGGAAATGTGTTGCTAACAAAATAGatgtgttattttttgttttttgtgtcgAATAGATGtgttattttttgacaaaaatatgacAATGTATAGTAGGGGTGTACATAgattgggcaaatccggtcaacccggtcaaacccacccaatccaatccaaaaaagtgggttgggtcgggcaatTGGGTAGAACAGTTTTTTTAGAATTCACGGAATTTGAAGCATAcaaaaagtattttttaaaaaaactaaatgtgTATAGTTGTTGTATAATTGTTAGAAAATAAGTAGTtgtttgaataatatttttgctaataaaaacatattttaagaaAAGGTGAGAGTTAGACTCACTCCAACAATAAAGGTGAGATTTAGCCTTCACAAAAGTAAGGGTTGCATAGACCTCTAATTCCAATATTGCATTCACTTTTAATTCAGGATTAAACcttgtcttttttcttttttaagcaaaagggtaaatataaaaaataaaaataaaataatacagaGATTGTAGGGACATTAAACCACCCATCTACAATCCAAAATTGAACCTTGTCTAAGGGGAGAGTTACCCTTGAAAAAGTCAAAGTCCACCTTGTAATAACTACCTACAagtttttatatgtatttgaTCATctctaaaattgaaaaaatgtcaCCACTATAGATCAATTTGAACTCTTCCACAAAGAATAGTTCAACTAATGGCACTTTTCATGATTGAATGACTAAATAATTGAAAGTATATtaaactttgtttttgtttttaacttataaaaagttatgcaaataataaatttttactaacaaaaattggatcttcaaaagcaattttttctttttccataaACTATGGGCCTGTTTGAAATAGTTTAATTTTGAGATTTTGCAAAACAGtttacttaaataaataaatttttatgtattattgtaAATTtctcaagatagtttatgaaaaaaaatgccttaaaaaaatatagtttttgttGGGGagaatttataaattaacattgAAAAGTTGTTTATCATAAAAACTCAAAAGTAAACTATTCCAAACGAATCCTATCTTGATAAGCATGTGAATAATGCATAAAAGGTTATTTATTTGCAAGTAATTGATGGTGtgtaatattataatttcgCAAAGAtcactaaaaaagaaaaaacataaaaaaaaaacaaaaaacaaaaaactaaaaagtaaaaattaactAGAAAGAAACCTGCATGTCATGATGTTGCAGCCCCCAGATTTGGCAACATACTCACTGCACTTGGGACATTGTCTCCACCTCATATCTTCCGCAATGTTAGCCAGTATAACAGCTTTCCCCTTATCGTCCCTCTTCAGTTTCTCGAACTCGCTGCATCCGAATCCTTCATGAGATCGAACCTTACACAGTCCACAGAGCATCCTATTACAATTAGGACATTCTAAATTCCTAACAGGCTCCGTTCCATCATTGATCAAAAGAGCAGAACAGTCTACAAAGGGACAATAGAATTTCTCCGTAATATTGAACAAAACCTCGCACACCGCCTTATCCCATCGTTTAAAATCCTCAGTTGGAAGAATCGAACGGCAAAACCCTGTTTCTAACGTACCTGATTCACACCAGAATGATGGACACCGAATGTTAATAATGTTATCGTCAAGTTTTGAACGGATGTACTTCGCCACACAATCAGAGCAATAAGCGTCGGTGCAACCATTGATGTAGAAAGCGTCCCCCATCGTTTTATTATCCATACAGAGTTTGCAAAAAAACCACCCGCCTTTTGAATATGAACACTCTCCTTCAAAGTTGCTGTTTCTTTTACGTGTTCCCAAATAGGTATTGTTGGGAATtaaattgattattttaatGTCGTCGTCATCGTCTTCATCGGAAAGATCAATGACATCGGGGATATTTCGCTTGCCGGAAAAGTAGAAGGAGTCGAGGTTTGGGAATCTGTTTGTTTCCTCTTTACCCATTGTCACAGGTTAGGTTTGAGAAGCTTTGGTTATGATCGCTATATCTTCActctatttattgatttgaaaattagttgaaaatcaattaaataattGGCGGAATATATCCCTATATTTGCGCTATTCTGttaggatttttttatttaataaagaaattaatgtggaatgttttttattttaaagaaaatttagCGATAAGTTTtctttggtttacaatgagctgatgATCAAACTCAAGACCTATAGTATACTATCCAAACTCCTCACCTAGTGACTTAATTTAGCGATAAGTTTTGAATTGCATTAggttttacatttttttttttttaatgatggtTATATGAGAGCCTCATTTTAATACctcctccatcccaaaatataagagctaATTTGATTAAATGtcactattcatttatcttactttgaccatattttttttaataatatatagatataaatattagcaaatAAGATCTTacttgatttgttttgatgagtattttcaaaatatcaagtttttataatttttactaatagataattaaagatattagtgatcaaaattgtgcattgacatACATGCATAAGTCAAActagctcttatattttgggacggagggagtatgagtTTAGAGGACATGCACCGTAAGTGTAAATTAATATTACACTGACATATGAAGAAAGTGGGGTTAAGTGGGATgatgtaacaaaaaatatggTTATGATTGATTGACACTGTTAgtgcatattattattatttttttcttaaattttttttaaaaacaagaattttgGTCTCACATTAAATGATTATTATAGAGTTATAGGAAATTtatggtatatatatattgaccAAAAACAATTTGATGCTTATATTAAAGTTCGTCGTgttattaaatataagcaagagtaataatatataagtatagaggagagaagaagagaagagagaaagaatagagattgtttacatgacaatacaagtcctatttataggacaatataatgggccaGGTCAATGTttaatggacatccaccaaattattcataacacccccccttggatgtccatcgaggatatgcctcgttaaaaccttactagagaaaacccattgggaaaaaatcctagtgaaggaaaaagagtacctCTGATCGCGTGTTTATCAACTTAACTGCAAGTATACAGTTGTGTCGcgtagttttaaaagattatcgaacccaaaggaccaataatcgacctactgttatctagtgttgctttgtaaatctaaggctaatgatttaaagggttttgaataattgaataattaaaataagagaaataaatattttttagatttttaatatgtaaataaaatactgctaggacgtgctattagttgcttcacAGGGTTCAATACTTAATTCGTGCTAAACAAACTGTTAAATTTCTgaaactatattgatttaaaaatactaaTCTCAGTTGTCGCAAATCTTGATCagcattatataatataaaggtggtgcttaactctcgttctcacacccgctaataaaatactctttgaaaaacaatataatttaattaactctaatcccaactgTCGTTGCGAACTAGAactaatgttcagtttttactatctagtagaaatctcacgctgtCGCTTTATtgattttactttaattaatataatcaacgtttaattaaaaactgcttaagaagaTAAAACAGTcgtcagttttcaagaattatatttgatttaaaaacactaatctcagctgtCGCAAATCTtaactagcgttatacttagataaaataaatgctctgctctcacgcgctcacttacctatttaagtacctttgaaaaccaatataaaactcatcaatCCTAAATAGTTgtcgcggactttagaactaacggtcagttttaactatccggCCTAAACCTCAACTGTCGtaatgttggtttattgcctttaaaacaatTCTCACTGTCGTgacaaattatttgaaaacgtattatttaaaactggtggttgaaaactactcgcacgaattaactaccgaaccccctattagctactaattacacatcctagcaatgctaaatttagctagacataactaaatataaagacataaaataaataaataaaaataaagacattaaataaaaacagaaaaataaaataaataaaataaacataaaaataaagaaaataaaataaaataaagaacttgaattaataaaagaaatcttGAGTACGGACACCGACAGCGCAACAgcaggaaataaaaatattaaactaagagAAGAAACCAAGAATAAATCTAAGtctcaattctcttcctcaacTGTTACAAGTTGGTGTGTGTTTTAAAGTGTAAGAAAGGACACATATTTATAGTAGTAGCTAGGGGACAAAAATACTGAAACaggcgatgtgggacttaagcTAGTGTGGCGAACGCCACACGATTTGTGTTCAATTGGACGGCCATGATTGATGTGAAGGGATTTAAGAtgagtttttcaaaaaatttaatcctcttagcggaacaatcccgatgaacggatcttgattaaaccattaatcacaaatcaaagaacacaaaaccacaagttttgtgtttacctcttgaagtgcagaacctttgaagtagaaactgtttctgatcacgagcaaagcaaagtagcgatgcatctactcagtccacacgaacagaattTCTTCGATGatcggtgctagccaattccacgaGAGAGTCAGAGAGAacagggtttagagagcggcggctaggtttcactttgtgaattaggttaagcttacaaaacttcatcacaagggttctatttatagaaccacttgtgtggtcatcaaaccaagcactgcaccgtaccttacggtggaccgtatttctctattttcataaattaaataataagtcatacttaattatttaattactaataagtcctacttattattttataaataagtcttacttatttatttctctcatctatctgttctttgtgttgtgtgtgaccctataggttctcgtaacgttggcaataatattaaatcacatatttaatattataaacagtgagcggtatctagcaacacatcatgctacccaagtgacgagaatgtcatgtgatctgacgaaacctttctaTGATAACGATCTtatgtataattacccctttgcccttatatctatattgaccacaaggcatagatcgtgtcacccttgtatggttcaatattttatttcttgatcccagaatatactaaacaacgaataagctcaatatctcatattgacttagttcggcatggccacgcattttatcagttatattccatcaagaggcctacagatattgctcctgttatgtaagaggggcaaattccatctaggtcactcatgtccctcagcatgatttgtagagtacccatcaaccgactttatagtcatcctgttacggacaatgtttgaacggcaactaagtattCTACTCCATATCTAGGGTCcgtagtggtttcaggtcgaagggtggtatacaccattatcattatgagaataacttatgacacttttcataacatacaatgtagcattctcatggcgggtcaatccaatataaatattactcctaatatttatatctatgtgaagacttgatatctcatatccatgactcgtgagatgaagtcatcggtctactcacataatagtctctatgttttactgttatcccacatcacagtaaaacttgactatggatactttaagaatagtgtcattgtgtttaatggagtctcactattaagtcacacttaatgttccattaattagactagctattctagggactttattagtttgaaacaaacataataaagaaatgccttattatatatattaaatatataaatcaaagtcatcatacaaaagacgattatgtcaaaatagattggcttttagggcttactccaacatgATGAAGTGGCAACCGCGACTTGGTTGCTGCTAGCGAGCGGCATTAAGCCCAAGTTGGCATGCGTCATTGTTGTTGGGTTGGGCTGCACatgtgtttacactgatttttggtaaacaaccgctagtttaaattaattacttgagagatcaattagtaaatctcgggacaattgttcgTGCGTTATATTAAAAGAGGTTTGAATGTTCATCATTACAGACATCATTAATTTGCAAAACAATGTGTTTAATTCGTAAAACAAAGTTTATGAAACACAAATGTGAAACATAAATTGaatgaaagtaaaaagaaaGTTCACTCGAATGAGAGAACCATTTAAATGCAGAAATGTAAATACTTTGAAAGTAAAGACTTAagaaaagtaaatttgcatttagaatgtaaaagttacaaatGAAAAGAAGTggttgatgataaatttcgcaagtgaacgaattaccacgtagtaataaaaatatcgatccacagggattgtgtgatcaaactaatcgaatggtgttcatagacattatacagaaaatacacatgaattgggggtatgttgagtaatgaattgctagaaaatgtgcttgataatatggaaaagtgaggtagaatcatcggaatcatctaggctatagctaaccgcatgcaacctacaatgtataagaactactcaagtattcacaactagatcgacaaaatagtgaatcgcaatctcttgtcaaaatccactctattcgttgtcgatactcccccgatctctcgggcggaagctacctacaacgaatgatattaacgcacGTCAATCGtttgctacactctatgcctcaatctctcgaccggagacactcgagcgctcaattcaattcagttcagacattaaatcaatactctcgcacgtgacttaactcaaaatcattacaacactaatgaaggattgtaaagcattagaaacagacttgaattgaatgaatactataaagagagtatgatcttacacaattgcaggttacattcagatgaactacatcctaaactacctagattctacctccgagggagtttagctcctcatcgttcttcgtacgcttcctcgcttcaccgccacggcttgtgaatccatgatctgatgcgcttggagctctccgctggagtgtgaatcacgatcttcaagttccaagaccagaatgtagtccaatttcgcagaattttccaacccgaaaacagaattatgcagaaaatatatatacagaacgcaaccacgccgcgcgccagatccatcacgccgcgcgtggttgcaaatccatcaactgcgccgcgcgtggtaacagaatcacgcggcgcgtgattaagtcagaggcaatcttcatcttcaatcaagacttcacgccgcgcgtggtcaagtatcacgccgcgcgtagtcaagtcagagagcaatccagttcctgcaccaagcttcacgccgcgcgtggtcaagtatcacgccgcgcgtgatcagagtgaaaatccttgctccctgtgagctccatcacgcggcgcgtgatgggctacgcccccagcgtagtgaaaatcctttatttcctgcagtttttcctgttttcttgcaaatcaagtaatcaagctaatggttagatttctctcatatttattgctaaaaacctactaaaatgtatctaatgttgctaaaataggcatggaatagagagtgtgacgatttgtcatcacaaccccaaacttgaacctttccttgtcctcaaggaaacaacttttacctcaagcttccgtgtcaagaccttggcattttccttaaattcactcgaatcatacatacgtgagactcacctgatgatcaatgatccacctgcaaacaatgctcaattgcacaatcgttcccgcaagacattttcaagtagttcacacttttcgaccaaggctctatgatttcatcacactactcacatgcactcttcagtttttttggtaattcactcaaatcaacacatcaatgcaagtcaacaataattttgcaagtagtctaagaattcattcggttcactttgtgcacacacattagaggacttttagggttataacgtggcttggctagggtggatggtgacatttttggataagtagtagaaaaacttggagttagatccccctaaggtcaacaaaatttcataaaccaaaccccttttgaactttgaactatagtggactagagaactttttcaatcatcaaacaaagttttgcaattcttagaactcaaggctatcacttctttttgtacttcttttctatttttctttcacaaacatctctttttttttcttttgttttttttttttctttgccttgcaaaatttgaaatttttctcaatttttcaaatcaaaactttttgtaagttctctagtaccctcaccccaaactttatttgttgctaattccaaagagcaaccccaaacttagtagtgagcaatgcgcatcaaccactaattaggtgcctaacctccaagaaagtcattccttttttcatcaaaaatttcttaaggttttgcaaaaataacattttctttttcagctcaaattggttaagcaaaggataattataagtaagggtggatagaaaggctcaaaggtaccaagaaacatgcctcgtgtgtgctacaaaagtaccaatcaaataaaaagacgacaagcaaaatcgagagacaatacatgagtggatatcacacatagaagaaaaatgagtgtttggctcaatacctctcggttgggtcgaaccaaagaaccggtcaaaaagtgtgcgttcccttcctttgcctcttgatcacatgagtgcaacaagctattgcactgcaggtttcacatatcacacacggagaaaatcaagtaattgatactcaagtaactagaaggaacatacCAAAATATTGAAACGAACTCTAAaggtaaaaaccattccacaatttaaacaaaaggaggttcaaattcagagtacacaaataaaatatccagccaatatccaagcaacatcagaatattattacaaaccaacaaCAGTAAAAtagcataagagtgaaagggaagaaaaaaccgtaaactcatgggttgcctcccatgaagcgcttctttctcgtcattagcttgacgcttcatcctcacaagttagggaggatacttcaaaTTTGACtcaacccggctcctcttgttctcttcattcaaaggagcaatattaatatcaataggtaatgatttcacacttcccgaatcactcttgagatcttcccctttggtcttcaaattggttctttccttcttactagaccgtgatggagatttcttagaacctttcttcaccgaagctttaaatgttgaagtggaagacttttgaggattgaCAACCGGATcgggctcttcttctttggccatcttgtgcaaacaatagataggaaccacaccatccaagtcccatcctaggtcgtcattcactttctccgcttcttttaacaagtcattctcttct
It contains:
- the LOC123905200 gene encoding E3 ubiquitin-protein ligase RSL1-like, whose product is MGKEETNRFPNLDSFYFSGKRNIPDVIDLSDEDDDDDIKIINLIPNNTYLGTRKRNSNFEGECSYSKGGWFFCKLCMDNKTMGDAFYINGCTDAYCSDCVAKYIRSKLDDNIINIRCPSFWCESGTLETGFCRSILPTEDFKRWDKAVCEVLFNITEKFYCPFVDCSALLINDGTEPVRNLECPNCNRMLCGLCKVRSHEGFGCSEFEKLKRDDKGKAVILANIAEDMRWRQCPKCSEYVAKSGGCNIMTCRFLSS